A DNA window from Moorella thermoacetica contains the following coding sequences:
- a CDS encoding PIN domain-containing protein, with product MKTCMSAKIFVDTNVMVYAYDRSEPEKQEKALQVLEFLAKRRIGAISAQVLAEFFVTVTRKIQQPLTAELAYQRVQNYLASWTVLDLTGLIIIEASRGVREYQLSYWDAQIWATARLNQINIVLSEDFNPGSTLEGVSFVNPFDGDFSLESVI from the coding sequence GTGAAGACCTGTATGAGCGCTAAAATATTTGTTGATACCAATGTAATGGTCTATGCCTATGATCGTTCCGAACCAGAAAAACAAGAAAAAGCCTTACAGGTACTTGAGTTTTTAGCAAAGAGAAGAATTGGCGCCATTAGTGCCCAGGTGCTAGCTGAATTTTTTGTGACCGTCACCCGTAAAATACAGCAACCCCTAACAGCAGAACTGGCTTATCAGCGGGTCCAAAACTACCTTGCTTCCTGGACGGTTCTTGATTTGACAGGCTTAATTATTATTGAAGCGTCCCGGGGTGTTCGCGAATATCAGCTATCTTATTGGGATGCCCAAATTTGGGCAACGGCCCGCTTAAACCAAATTAATATTGTTTTGAGTGAAGACTTTAATCCGGGTTCTACTTTGGAGGGCGTTTCTTTTGTTAACCCGTTTGACGGGGATTTTAGCCTGGAATCCGTGATCTAA
- the gatA gene encoding Asp-tRNA(Asn)/Glu-tRNA(Gln) amidotransferase subunit GatA codes for MELYYLTAHELSDLLNRKEISSEEATAAIIDRIEAVDGRVQAYLTRTAEQALEEARAVDAARARGETLGPLAGVPMALKDNLCTEGVRTTCSSRMLADWVPPYDATVVRRLKEAGAVMLGKLNMDEFAMGSSTENSSFFPTRNPWDLERVPGGSSGGAVAAVAAGEAYFALGSDTGGSIRQPASFCGVVGMKPTYGRVSRYGLVAFASSLDQIGPITRDVTDCALVLEAIAGHDPLDSTSADLPVPDYRSALKPEVKGLKIGVPREYFGAGMEPEVAAIVRRAIAKLEELGAVCEETSLPHTEYALPAYYLVAPAEASSNLARYDGVSYGLRVPGKDIIEMYMNTRSQGFGPEVKRRIMLGTYALSSGYYDAYYLKALKVRTLIRRDFETAFEKYDLLATPTSPTVAFRLGEKAGDPLAMYLSDLCTIPINMAGLPALSLPCGFSQGLPVGLQLIGRPFAEATLLQAAYAFEQSTEYHRRRPELGVA; via the coding sequence ATGGAATTATATTACTTAACAGCCCATGAATTGAGCGACCTGTTGAACCGTAAGGAAATCAGCTCCGAAGAAGCCACGGCGGCCATCATTGACCGGATTGAAGCCGTCGACGGCCGGGTCCAGGCTTATCTAACCCGGACGGCGGAACAGGCCCTGGAAGAGGCCCGGGCTGTGGATGCCGCCCGGGCCCGGGGTGAAACCCTGGGACCCCTGGCCGGGGTGCCCATGGCCCTGAAGGACAATCTCTGTACGGAGGGGGTGCGGACCACCTGTTCGTCCCGGATGCTGGCAGACTGGGTGCCTCCCTATGACGCCACCGTGGTCCGGCGTCTTAAAGAGGCCGGGGCGGTGATGCTGGGCAAGCTCAATATGGACGAGTTCGCCATGGGTTCTTCCACGGAGAATTCCAGTTTCTTCCCCACCCGGAATCCCTGGGACCTGGAGCGGGTGCCGGGAGGTTCCAGCGGCGGCGCCGTGGCGGCGGTGGCTGCCGGCGAAGCCTATTTCGCCTTAGGGTCGGATACGGGCGGTTCCATCCGCCAGCCGGCTTCCTTCTGTGGCGTCGTGGGGATGAAGCCCACCTACGGCCGGGTATCCCGTTACGGCCTGGTGGCCTTCGCCTCCTCCCTGGACCAGATCGGCCCCATTACCCGCGACGTCACCGATTGCGCCCTGGTCCTGGAGGCCATTGCCGGGCATGACCCCCTGGATTCTACGTCCGCCGATCTGCCGGTGCCCGATTACCGGTCGGCCCTGAAGCCGGAAGTGAAAGGCCTGAAGATAGGCGTTCCGCGGGAGTATTTCGGCGCTGGCATGGAACCGGAGGTGGCGGCCATTGTCCGGCGGGCTATTGCCAAACTGGAGGAACTGGGAGCCGTTTGTGAGGAAACCTCCCTGCCCCATACCGAGTACGCCCTGCCGGCCTATTACCTGGTGGCCCCGGCCGAGGCCTCGTCCAACCTGGCCCGTTATGACGGCGTCAGTTACGGCCTGCGGGTGCCGGGCAAGGATATTATCGAGATGTACATGAATACCCGCAGCCAGGGTTTCGGCCCCGAGGTCAAACGGCGGATTATGCTCGGCACCTATGCCTTGAGCTCGGGCTACTATGATGCCTATTACCTGAAGGCCCTTAAGGTACGAACCCTTATCCGCCGGGACTTTGAAACGGCCTTCGAGAAATACGATCTCCTGGCCACGCCTACCTCCCCGACGGTGGCCTTCCGCCTGGGTGAAAAGGCGGGAGACCCCCTGGCCATGTACCTGTCCGACCTGTGTACCATCCCTATTAACATGGCCGGGCTACCGGCCCTGTCTTTGCCCTGCGGTTTCAGCCAGGGACTACCCGTCGGCCTGCAGCTGATTGGTCGGCCCTTTGCCGAGGCCACCCTGTTGCAGGCAGCTTATGCCTTTGAACAGAGTACGGAATACCACCGGCGGCGGCCGGAACTGGGGGTGGCGTAA
- a CDS encoding CopG family transcriptional regulator, which yields MERMIRKQLYLSPDQNFILKETAREMGITEAELVRRAIDRHIDTFKWQKKDSKAWDKEREFIQQWIKQGPVNGKRTWKREDLYER from the coding sequence ATGGAAAGGATGATCCGTAAACAACTATATCTAAGTCCTGATCAAAACTTTATTCTCAAAGAGACCGCCAGGGAAATGGGGATAACGGAAGCGGAATTAGTCCGCCGGGCTATTGATAGGCATATTGATACTTTTAAGTGGCAAAAGAAAGACAGTAAAGCTTGGGATAAGGAAAGAGAGTTTATCCAACAATGGATTAAACAAGGGCCGGTTAATGGCAAGCGCACATGGAAGCGTGAAGACCTGTATGAGCGCTAA
- the pcrA gene encoding DNA helicase PcrA, producing the protein MALLNGPQQEAVKHRGTPLLVLAGAGSGKTRVLTYRVAALIQEGVRPENILAVTFTNKAAQEMKERLEGLVGEAARGLWVSTFHSACVRILRREAHLLGYRPNFVIYDTDDQQAALKEVLKELDLDDKKYPPRSLAQVISMAKNDLKTPERFLDGAATFREQQQGQIYRRYQEKLRELNAMDFDDLIMQTVFLWQQNPLVLRYYQQRWQHILVDEYQDTNHAQYILVRLLAGKGDNLCVVGDPDQGIYGWRGADIGNILAFEEDFPRARVILLEENYRSTRPILQAANAVIQHNEGRREKRLWTRRREGELLHLYRATDERDEGRFIAGEVYRRHQQEGRPFSDFAVLYRTHAQSRALEEAFIQAGVPYEIVGGLKFYQRKEIKDILAYLRVIANPDDSLSLLRIINVPRRGIGEATLARLEAAATSEGESLYRVLERVDTIPGIPARGRQALRELVEMLDNLRQQQEKITVTDLVATILQETGYQAELEAERTPEAQARLENLKEFQTVTRSYDQGAPESSLGDFLTQVALVAESDTYSGNAAVALMTMHTAKGLEFPVVFLAGLEEGVFPHFRSLDDPAEMEEERRLCYVGMTRAREVLYLTHAWTRNLYGSTMSNPPSRFLDEIPADLIQGEGTGLRSGVLSRTSEERDDRGRSTRRQPAPARSTRASWQVGDKVQHDAWGLGVIVKISGEGDDAIISVAFPGRGIKQLALRYAPIRKA; encoded by the coding sequence ATGGCTTTACTCAATGGTCCCCAGCAGGAGGCCGTCAAGCACCGGGGCACACCCCTCCTGGTCCTGGCCGGAGCCGGCAGCGGCAAGACCCGGGTCCTTACTTACCGGGTGGCCGCCCTGATTCAGGAAGGTGTTCGCCCGGAAAACATCCTCGCGGTTACCTTTACCAATAAAGCGGCCCAGGAAATGAAAGAACGCCTGGAGGGCCTGGTAGGGGAGGCGGCCCGGGGCCTCTGGGTCAGCACCTTCCATTCAGCCTGTGTCCGCATTCTGCGGCGGGAGGCCCACCTCCTTGGTTATCGGCCGAATTTTGTCATCTACGATACCGACGATCAGCAGGCGGCCCTTAAAGAGGTCTTAAAAGAGTTAGACCTGGATGATAAAAAATATCCGCCTCGTTCCCTGGCTCAGGTCATTAGCATGGCCAAGAACGACCTTAAGACACCGGAGCGTTTCCTGGACGGCGCGGCCACCTTCCGGGAGCAACAGCAGGGGCAGATTTACCGCCGTTATCAGGAGAAGCTGCGGGAATTAAACGCCATGGACTTTGACGATCTTATCATGCAAACGGTCTTTCTCTGGCAGCAGAATCCCCTGGTATTACGTTACTACCAGCAGCGCTGGCAGCATATCCTGGTGGACGAATACCAGGATACCAACCACGCCCAGTACATCCTGGTGCGTCTCCTTGCCGGTAAAGGGGACAACCTCTGTGTCGTCGGCGACCCGGATCAGGGTATCTACGGCTGGCGGGGAGCTGATATCGGTAACATACTGGCCTTTGAGGAGGACTTCCCCCGGGCCCGGGTGATTCTCCTGGAAGAAAACTACCGGTCCACCCGGCCCATCCTCCAGGCCGCCAATGCCGTTATCCAGCATAATGAGGGGCGCCGGGAGAAACGCCTCTGGACACGGCGGCGGGAAGGAGAGCTGTTGCACCTGTACCGGGCGACTGACGAGCGGGATGAGGGGCGGTTTATCGCCGGCGAGGTTTACCGCCGGCACCAGCAGGAGGGGCGGCCCTTCAGCGACTTTGCCGTCCTCTACCGCACCCATGCCCAGTCGCGGGCCCTGGAAGAGGCCTTTATCCAGGCCGGTGTCCCCTACGAGATTGTCGGCGGCCTGAAGTTCTACCAGCGCAAGGAGATTAAGGATATCCTGGCCTATCTGCGGGTAATTGCCAACCCGGACGATAGCCTCAGCCTGTTGCGGATTATCAACGTCCCCCGGCGGGGTATCGGCGAGGCCACCCTGGCCAGGCTGGAAGCCGCCGCTACCAGTGAGGGGGAGAGCCTTTACCGGGTCCTGGAGCGGGTGGACACCATCCCCGGCATCCCGGCCCGGGGCCGGCAGGCACTGCGGGAACTGGTGGAAATGCTGGATAACCTTCGCCAGCAGCAGGAAAAAATAACGGTGACGGACCTGGTGGCTACCATCTTGCAAGAGACGGGTTATCAAGCAGAACTGGAGGCGGAGCGGACTCCTGAGGCCCAGGCCCGGCTGGAGAACTTGAAGGAATTCCAGACGGTGACCCGGAGCTACGACCAGGGGGCTCCGGAATCATCCCTGGGAGATTTCCTGACCCAGGTAGCCCTGGTGGCGGAGAGTGACACCTATAGCGGCAATGCCGCGGTGGCCTTAATGACCATGCATACGGCCAAGGGACTGGAATTCCCGGTGGTCTTCCTGGCCGGCCTAGAAGAGGGGGTTTTCCCCCATTTTCGCTCCCTGGACGACCCGGCGGAGATGGAAGAAGAACGGCGACTCTGCTATGTGGGCATGACCAGGGCCAGGGAGGTCCTGTATCTCACCCATGCCTGGACGCGTAACCTTTACGGTAGCACCATGAGCAATCCTCCCTCCCGGTTTCTGGATGAGATACCGGCCGACTTGATCCAGGGCGAAGGAACCGGCCTGCGGTCCGGGGTCCTTAGCCGGACCAGTGAGGAACGGGATGACCGGGGCCGATCAACCCGGCGCCAGCCGGCACCGGCAAGGAGCACCCGGGCCTCCTGGCAGGTGGGGGACAAGGTCCAGCATGACGCCTGGGGCCTGGGCGTCATAGTAAAGATCAGCGGCGAAGGCGATGATGCCATCATCAGCGTCGCCTTTCCCGGGCGGGGCATCAAGCAACTGGCCCTCCGCTACGCCCCGATTAGGAAGGCTTAA
- the gatB gene encoding Asp-tRNA(Asn)/Glu-tRNA(Gln) amidotransferase subunit GatB, translating into MEYEAVIGLEVHAELKTASKAFCSCSTAFGGEPNTHVCPVCLGLPGVLPVINRQVVEFGLKTALALNCRVAPFCKFDRKNYYYPDLPKNYQISQYDLPLATGGYLKINVDGQERVIGITRVHMEEDAGKLVHVDGPGGGYSLVDYNRTGVPLLEIVSEPDLRSPAEARAYMEKLRAILQYLDVSDCKMEEGSLRCDANVSVRPRGSQTFGTKTEVKNMNSFRALQRALEYEIERQIAILEGGGRVEQATMAWDESRGVTTVMRTKEQAHDYRYFPEPDLVPLEIDAAWIERVRRELPELPDARCRRLMDTFGLPAYDAGVITSSRDLADYFDRVVARYPDAKVVSNWIMGDFLRLLNARNLEPGQAPVPPEELADLLELQKEGTISGKIAKQVLEEMFASGKGARQIVQERGLVQISDTAALGKIVDEVLAANPNVVEDYRNGKEKALGFLVGQVMKATGGKANPGLVNKLLKERL; encoded by the coding sequence ATGGAATACGAAGCTGTAATCGGCCTGGAAGTCCATGCGGAACTGAAGACGGCTTCCAAGGCTTTCTGTAGCTGTAGTACGGCCTTTGGCGGCGAGCCCAATACCCACGTCTGCCCTGTTTGCCTGGGGCTGCCCGGGGTATTGCCGGTTATTAACCGCCAGGTGGTTGAGTTCGGTCTGAAAACGGCCCTGGCCCTCAACTGCCGGGTGGCGCCCTTCTGTAAATTCGACCGCAAGAACTACTACTACCCCGATCTCCCCAAGAACTACCAGATTTCCCAGTACGACCTGCCCCTGGCTACCGGCGGCTACCTGAAGATCAACGTCGACGGCCAGGAGCGGGTAATCGGTATCACCCGGGTGCATATGGAAGAAGACGCCGGCAAACTCGTCCACGTGGACGGACCCGGCGGGGGTTACTCCCTGGTGGACTACAACCGCACCGGCGTACCCCTGCTGGAAATCGTCTCCGAGCCGGACCTGCGCTCTCCGGCGGAGGCCCGGGCTTATATGGAAAAGCTCAGGGCCATCCTCCAGTACCTGGACGTTTCCGACTGCAAGATGGAAGAGGGATCCTTGCGCTGCGACGCCAATGTCTCGGTGCGGCCCCGGGGTTCTCAAACCTTCGGCACCAAGACGGAAGTAAAGAATATGAACTCCTTCCGCGCCCTGCAGCGGGCCCTGGAGTACGAGATTGAGCGCCAGATTGCCATTCTGGAGGGCGGCGGCCGGGTCGAGCAGGCGACCATGGCGTGGGATGAAAGCCGCGGGGTAACAACCGTTATGCGGACCAAGGAGCAGGCCCACGACTACCGCTACTTCCCGGAACCGGACCTGGTACCCCTGGAAATCGACGCCGCCTGGATCGAACGGGTACGCCGGGAGCTTCCGGAGCTGCCCGATGCCCGTTGCCGGCGTTTAATGGATACCTTCGGCCTGCCGGCCTACGATGCCGGGGTGATAACCAGCTCCCGGGACCTGGCCGACTACTTCGACCGGGTAGTGGCCCGGTATCCCGATGCCAAGGTTGTCAGCAACTGGATCATGGGCGACTTCTTACGGCTGTTAAACGCCCGGAACCTTGAGCCCGGCCAGGCGCCGGTACCACCCGAGGAACTGGCAGACCTCCTTGAGTTGCAGAAGGAAGGCACCATCAGCGGTAAGATCGCCAAGCAGGTCCTGGAGGAGATGTTTGCCAGCGGCAAAGGCGCCCGCCAGATTGTCCAGGAAAGGGGCCTGGTCCAGATCAGCGACACCGCCGCCCTGGGGAAGATTGTCGACGAGGTGCTGGCAGCCAATCCCAACGTGGTGGAGGACTACCGCAACGGCAAGGAAAAGGCTCTGGGCTTTCTGGTGGGCCAGGTAATGAAGGCGACAGGGGGGAAAGCCAACCCCGGCCTGGTGAACAAGCTCCTTAAGGAAAGGTTATAG
- a CDS encoding spore coat protein: protein MAAQYGAHEVMEVHEVLSDTIDGINQFQLYRPHTRDQQLRGILDKQIQFMTQEYNNMVQTINQRGMGQAVPYRPVRTASPVYGLDNPGTLTPNSSLNEMDDRDVASGMLGCHKSSATMRMIAALECADPELRRIIQQGAINCAEQAYEVWQYMNQKGYYQVPTMQEMTTSTMMNTYSPATMGEVRPHQFQ, encoded by the coding sequence ATGGCCGCTCAGTACGGAGCCCACGAGGTAATGGAGGTTCACGAGGTTTTAAGCGATACCATCGACGGTATCAATCAATTCCAACTCTACCGCCCCCACACCAGGGACCAGCAGCTCCGGGGTATCCTGGATAAGCAGATTCAATTCATGACCCAGGAATACAACAATATGGTTCAGACTATCAACCAGCGGGGTATGGGCCAGGCGGTGCCCTACCGTCCCGTAAGGACCGCCAGCCCGGTGTACGGTCTGGACAATCCGGGTACCCTGACGCCAAATTCCTCCTTAAACGAGATGGACGACCGGGATGTGGCCAGCGGCATGCTGGGGTGCCACAAGTCTTCGGCCACCATGCGAATGATAGCCGCCCTGGAGTGCGCTGACCCCGAACTGCGGCGTATAATCCAGCAGGGGGCTATCAATTGTGCCGAACAGGCCTACGAGGTGTGGCAGTATATGAACCAGAAGGGGTATTACCAGGTGCCGACGATGCAAGAAATGACCACCAGCACCATGATGAATACTTATTCCCCGGCAACTATGGGGGAAGTAAGGCCCCACCAATTCCAATAA
- the gatC gene encoding Asp-tRNA(Asn)/Glu-tRNA(Gln) amidotransferase subunit GatC encodes MPISTAEVEHVALLARLKLSPEEKTAYTEQLNAILEYMDKLNALDTRDVEPTAHVLPLRNVFRDDCARPGLPREKALQGAPEVSEGQFKVPRVV; translated from the coding sequence ATGCCCATTAGCACTGCAGAAGTCGAGCATGTGGCCCTGCTGGCCCGTCTGAAGCTCTCTCCGGAGGAAAAGACGGCCTATACCGAGCAGCTCAATGCCATCCTGGAGTATATGGATAAATTAAACGCCCTGGATACCAGGGACGTGGAACCCACCGCCCACGTCCTGCCCCTGCGCAACGTCTTTCGCGACGATTGTGCCCGGCCCGGACTGCCCCGGGAGAAAGCCCTGCAGGGGGCTCCCGAAGTTAGCGAAGGCCAGTTTAAAGTACCGCGGGTAGTATAG
- the thiM gene encoding hydroxyethylthiazole kinase, protein MNWGEQVASRRQRVHEQRPLVHHITNLVVTNLTANVTLAIGASPVMAYAREEVADMARLAQAVVLNMGTLTGDVVEAMLLAGKAANNAGIPVVFDPVGAGATPFRTRTAQKIIKELHIDILRGNASEIASIGGFGGHTKGVDAAGAPARVAEMVKQVARDLNTVVAVTGATDYISDGERLIAVDNGHPLLTFVTGTGCSATSIIAAFRAVEEDGVTASTAALAYYGLAAERAAAVSQGPASFQVALLDTLYNLAGEELARGVKIRLL, encoded by the coding sequence ATGAACTGGGGAGAACAGGTGGCTTCGAGACGACAAAGGGTACATGAACAACGGCCGCTAGTACATCATATTACTAATTTAGTTGTAACTAATCTTACGGCCAATGTTACACTGGCGATTGGCGCCTCGCCAGTCATGGCCTATGCCAGGGAAGAAGTAGCCGATATGGCCCGCCTGGCCCAGGCGGTCGTATTGAATATGGGAACCTTGACGGGAGATGTAGTAGAAGCGATGCTCCTGGCAGGTAAAGCAGCCAATAATGCCGGCATCCCTGTAGTTTTCGATCCTGTAGGAGCCGGGGCTACGCCCTTCCGCACCCGGACGGCGCAAAAAATTATCAAGGAATTGCATATCGACATCTTGCGCGGCAATGCGTCGGAAATAGCCAGCATAGGCGGTTTTGGCGGGCATACCAAAGGAGTAGATGCCGCAGGGGCTCCTGCCCGGGTGGCAGAAATGGTCAAGCAAGTAGCCAGGGATTTAAATACTGTGGTAGCGGTTACGGGAGCTACCGATTACATTAGTGACGGAGAACGCTTGATTGCCGTGGACAACGGGCACCCGCTGCTGACTTTTGTTACCGGTACCGGCTGTTCTGCCACCTCGATAATTGCCGCTTTCCGGGCCGTGGAGGAAGATGGCGTAACGGCCAGTACCGCTGCCCTCGCCTATTATGGGCTGGCGGCAGAAAGGGCGGCTGCAGTTAGCCAGGGTCCGGCCAGCTTCCAGGTAGCCCTCCTGGATACACTTTATAATTTAGCCGGCGAAGAACTCGCCCGGGGAGTAAAAATACGCCTTTTGTAA
- the ligA gene encoding NAD-dependent DNA ligase LigA codes for MDLAAARQRVEELRRLIEEHNYRYYVLDQPSISDREYDALMQELIALEEAYPELRTPDSPSQRVGGAPREEFNQVRHPQVLLSLNDAFNEGDLLEFDRRVRDLAGRPVEYVIEAKIDGLAVALTYRDGLFTLGATRGDGQVGEEVTANLKTIPALPLRLRRPLPFLVVRGEVYMPKVAFTALNAAREEAGEPLFANPRNAAAGSLRQLDPKITASRSLSLFVYQVISLTGAEVATQAGALDFLAELGFPVNPYRVVAPDIQAVLEEVKAWTPERRASLPYEIDGLVIKVNDLALHSILGATAKAPRWAMAYKFPAEQATARVEGIILRVGRTGVLTPTAVLTPVRLAGTTVSRATLHNEDYIREKDIRIGDTVIVQKAGDIIPEVVAVIPERRTGSEEVFTMPERCPACGAAVVRPPGEAAHRCTGGLACPAQVLEGIIHFASRGAMDIQGLGPAIVAQLLEAGLIHDAADLYYLKEEDLLKLERFGQQSASNLLAAIAASKKQPLERLIFALGIRNVGQRAARVLADHFGSLDKLAAATVEELTALPDIGPRIAENIREFFGEPRNRAVLEKLKKAGVRLEALNAAAPAGPLTGKVFVLTGTLPGMTRQEAEELITRAGGKVSSSVSRKTDYVVAGEKPGSKLDRARELGVPVINADGLRQLLRQ; via the coding sequence ATGGATTTAGCTGCTGCCCGGCAACGGGTGGAAGAATTGCGACGCCTGATCGAAGAACATAACTACCGCTACTACGTCCTCGACCAACCCTCGATCAGCGACCGGGAATACGACGCCCTGATGCAGGAACTCATAGCCCTGGAGGAGGCTTACCCCGAACTCCGGACCCCGGACTCCCCCAGCCAGCGGGTAGGGGGTGCACCCCGGGAAGAGTTCAACCAGGTGCGCCATCCCCAGGTACTGCTGAGCCTCAACGACGCCTTTAATGAAGGCGACCTGCTGGAGTTTGACCGTCGCGTCCGGGATTTGGCGGGCCGCCCGGTGGAATACGTCATCGAGGCTAAAATTGACGGCCTGGCTGTAGCCCTCACCTACAGGGACGGCCTTTTTACCCTGGGCGCCACCCGGGGAGACGGCCAGGTGGGAGAGGAGGTCACTGCGAATCTCAAAACCATTCCCGCCCTGCCCCTGCGCCTGCGCCGGCCACTGCCTTTTCTCGTGGTCCGAGGGGAGGTCTACATGCCCAAGGTCGCCTTTACCGCCCTGAATGCCGCCCGGGAGGAAGCCGGGGAACCCCTCTTTGCCAACCCCCGTAACGCGGCCGCCGGTTCACTGCGCCAGCTGGACCCGAAAATAACGGCCAGTCGCAGCTTGAGCCTCTTTGTTTATCAGGTAATCAGCCTTACCGGGGCGGAAGTTGCCACCCAGGCCGGGGCCCTGGACTTCCTGGCGGAGCTGGGCTTTCCCGTCAACCCTTACCGGGTCGTGGCCCCGGACATTCAGGCCGTCCTGGAGGAGGTAAAAGCCTGGACGCCGGAAAGGCGGGCGAGTTTACCCTATGAAATCGACGGCCTGGTCATCAAGGTCAACGACCTGGCCCTTCATTCCATCCTGGGGGCGACGGCCAAAGCCCCCCGTTGGGCTATGGCCTATAAATTCCCGGCTGAACAGGCCACCGCCAGGGTGGAGGGGATTATCCTGCGGGTCGGGCGCACGGGGGTTCTGACCCCCACGGCCGTCCTCACCCCGGTCCGCCTGGCCGGAACCACCGTTAGCCGGGCCACTTTACATAATGAAGATTATATCCGGGAGAAGGACATTCGCATCGGCGATACAGTCATTGTTCAGAAGGCCGGCGATATCATCCCGGAGGTGGTGGCTGTTATACCGGAGCGGCGTACCGGGTCGGAAGAGGTCTTTACCATGCCGGAGCGCTGCCCGGCCTGCGGGGCTGCGGTAGTGCGGCCGCCGGGGGAGGCGGCCCACCGCTGCACCGGCGGTCTGGCCTGTCCGGCCCAGGTCCTGGAGGGGATTATCCACTTCGCTTCCCGGGGGGCCATGGACATCCAGGGCCTGGGTCCGGCCATCGTGGCCCAGCTCCTGGAAGCCGGCCTCATCCACGACGCCGCCGATCTCTATTATTTAAAGGAAGAAGACCTGTTAAAACTGGAGCGCTTCGGCCAGCAGTCGGCCAGCAATCTTCTGGCAGCCATTGCTGCCAGTAAAAAGCAACCCCTGGAACGCCTCATCTTTGCCCTGGGTATCCGTAACGTCGGTCAGCGGGCGGCCCGGGTCCTGGCCGATCATTTCGGTTCCCTGGATAAACTGGCCGCGGCCACGGTAGAGGAATTGACCGCCCTGCCCGATATCGGCCCCCGTATTGCCGAGAATATCCGGGAGTTTTTTGGCGAACCCCGGAACCGGGCCGTACTGGAAAAGCTTAAAAAGGCCGGGGTGCGGCTGGAGGCTTTGAATGCAGCAGCCCCGGCCGGACCCTTAACCGGCAAGGTCTTTGTCCTCACCGGCACCTTGCCGGGTATGACCCGCCAGGAAGCGGAGGAACTGATCACCAGGGCGGGGGGTAAAGTCAGCAGCAGTGTGAGCCGGAAAACAGACTATGTAGTCGCCGGTGAAAAACCTGGCTCCAAGTTAGACCGTGCCCGGGAACTGGGAGTGCCGGTAATCAACGCGGATGGGTTGCGACAACTCTTGCGCCAGTAA